From Leishmania donovani BPK282A1 complete genome, chromosome 34, the proteins below share one genomic window:
- a CDS encoding protein kinase, putative translates to MPQDARLQPFSLVGIEATVRPEQRRWSAGKRSGTHGRPLERFFLFLFLAALALCSVCCSQASSAPFHPARHIVADEALSNAPSARSVALRYTFPGSSLALLVTEGGHLHAYDLERGQHAWCADAGGDMVTVTIDLPPSKEAALRDPLALPFLVRGNSLFTRVPFFTYTPLESMDATERLEGLPQSLRPYFFMNISTLLRRQTLFLGGTDVYVTTSVQVADLDASTGRPVGGLETPSQAFCGSNATRSPPRGDSTTESHRVPHNELLPLLHIVRYNIVLHVVRPGEYSWSICLSQLRMSPRAVVQPRFPSPFSAHSAADTSSAAPEDDSEHTPRFFSQFMRNMFDYDDEHVVNVAYRRAADQQANPTPAARTSTAVLMRNLQRTHTQAADYISRVVSVHQVNESHVSLRSVHDGTTAWTSALPHVAREPSGDGTGSTTSSSNATSTVIAAYVWVSGADEIFRVPVLRLAFGSVVEEAEQLRISMETDARGAVPTGLPRLTSASLAGALVPATHAAGRLQLWTLMQSGDSGRGRCRDGGACGEWATDDVEADEREETELAAYYHQCTWWETPPVSWPLLAGAFNGESGAVTFQAIDSATSSRTVAGTSGVYSTENPPLGFDSSGAVVKTGLAWRTAAFISFHVLCLAGSIAFLCAGVPPRGQLQRAWAQADRNRDRVSHTSSSHQPSTQLVPQDLLSPHGGRGTPFSLIMDSFSMDTLGLGTLPTASVSMATVSLPHSDDSLQELMRHHQLGHLSRSPPRSPWVYPAPEQVRSLTYEESEKMLPVTATPATTTTTKGTATSSKAGFGMTPSTARQKAKTSETPVKRAAALPSSPADSAAADKAAASASNSSSDDDTVDIDLGERWWLRAQFLPRQHASAPALDETFSDRGSSYSRSQANTGTEEEGKLFQLHFKVLEKIGFGGEGSVFCVEHRVTHARYAIKVIHIHEKDEERVVQEAVLHSSFDNANVVRFYFCWIEDIAVSTANRLELCHRDEDGLDATSLAYSDNSLMVSTSGNTNGHSTDHDTASKAGDTYHMLFIQMEYFPRGTLADWLRLRSGFFRLEVLRYMKQIGEGLAYLHNQDVVHHDLKPTNIFVSNDNVLKIGDFGLAKRRGNANGSAGDLASNVAGGQEERSVVGGSPLYSSPEQTRGEPVNKPSDIFSLGIIAVEMLCTFTTLHERIRILTDAHQLILPEELEAEFPDEAQLIKSMLAANPLQRPPIRKLLRQISKLIVALEAQESDEEAEKPPPPSPLDGAEHSESRNGNDEAATVALVDDSASALAAATATGKFGNTPLSTSVTAASSSCGRSVAADLASGSHVDSFPSPLGEQKSRVALLPVLHSEAATGISAAAASHMPATTSAHDSNAASTGTHVTRLGDSLASLHASTMVKRGNTYHHRRRGSASPNMEAEIGRLHICEMVATGSASRKEFFANDPYGLPNTPVMYTEDADLSTILKHDLQDRTVSAPD, encoded by the coding sequence ATGCCACAGGATGCACGTCTCCAGCCTTTCTCGCTCGTTGGAATCGAAGCCACGGTGAGGCCCGagcagaggcggtggagcgCGGGGAAGCGCTCGGGCACACATGGCAGACCGCTTGAGCGattttttctcttcctctttttggCTGCACTCGCGCTGTGCTCAGTGTGCTGCTCCCAAGCATCGTCTGCTCCTTTTCACCCTGCACGGCACATCGTAGCGGACGAGGCACTCTCCAACGCACCATCCGCGCGGAGTGTGGCACTTCGCTACACCTTCCCCGGCAGCAGCTTGGCGCTTCTAGTGACGGAGGGCGGTCATCTGCACGCTTATGATCTGGAACGTGGCCAGCATGCGTGGTGCGCCGACGCTGGCGGTGACATGGTCACCGTGACGATAGACCTGCCGCCGTCtaaggaggcggcgctgcgtgatCCCCTAGCGCTTCCGTTTCTTGTGCGTGGCAACAGTCTCTTTACACGCGTTCCGTTCTTCACGTACACGCCACTAGAGTCCATGGATGCAACCGAGCGGCTCGAAGGGCTACCGCAGTCCCTCCGGCCCTACTTCTTTATGAACATCTCAACACTGCTGAGGCGACAAACACTCTTTTTGGGTGGCACAGATGTGTACGTGACGACCTCAGTTCAAGTGGCGGATCTCGACGCGAGCACAGGGCGGCCTGTTGGGGGCCTAGAAACTCCATCGCAGGCTTTttgcggcagcaacgccaccAGAAGCCCACCACGCGGCGACTCAACGACAGAGTCGCACCGCGTGCCGCACAATGAGCTCCTCCCTCTACTGCACATTGTCCGCTACAACATTGTTTTGCACGTGGTGAGGCCAGGCGAGTACAGCTGGTCAATCTGCCtctcgcagctgcgcatgtCGCCTCGGGCAGTCGTTCAGCCACGCTTCCCGTCACCCTTTTCCGCACATAGCGCAGCCGACACCTCGTCAGCGGCTCCTGAggacgacagcgagcacacgCCGCGCTTCTTCTCGCAGTTTATGCGCAACATGTTCGACTACGATGACGAGCATGTCGTGAATGTGGCCTACAGGCGTGCTGCAGATCAACAGGCCAACCCGACGCCTGCCGCGCGGacgtcgacggcggtgctgatgcGCAACTTGCAGCGCACCCATACTCAGGCTGCCGATTACATCAGCCGCGTGGTTAGTGTACACCAGGTCAATGAAAGCCATGTCAGTCTCCGAAGCGTCCACGATGGCACTACGGCCTGGACATCGGCTTTGCCGCATGTGGCGCGCGAGCCTTCTGGAGATGGGACAGGCTCGACGACGTCATCCTCGAATGCAACTTCCACTGTGATCGCTGCATATGTGTGGGTGAGTGGCGCTGATGAAATCTTCCGCGTTCCAGTTCTACGTTTGGCCTTCGGCAGCGTGGTGGAAGAGGCGGAACAGCTTCGCATATCCATGGAGACGGATGCGAGGGGCGCCGTACCTACAGGTCTGCCGCGGCTCACATCTGCTTCGCTCGCTGGGGCTCTGGTGCCCGCAACGCACGCCGCGGGCCGTCTGCAGCTCTGGACACTTATGCAAAGCGGTGACTCAgggcgtggccgctgccgcgacggcggcgcttgTGGCGAGTGGGCTACAGATGACGTTGAGGCCGATGAGCGTGAGGAGACGGAACTCGCAGCGTACTACCATCAGTGCACCTGGTGGGAGACGCCGCCTGTGTcttggccgctgctggcgggaGCATTCAACGGAGAAAGTGGTGCTGTGACTTTCCAGGCTATCGACTCTGCGACGTCGTCGAGAACGGTGGCCGGCACAAGCGGCGTCTACTCTACCGAGAACCCACCCTTAGGCTTCGACAGCTCGGGAGCGGTGGTGAAAACTGGCTTGGCttggcgcaccgccgccttcatcTCCTTTCACGTGCTCTGCCTCGCCGGCTCGATCGCGTTTTTGTGCGCCGGCGTGCCGCCCCGgggccagctgcagcgcgcctgGGCCCAGGCGGATCGCAACCGTGACCGAGTCTCCCACACGTCCTCCTCTCATCAGCCATCGACACAGCTGGTCCCGCAAGATCTCCTCTCCCCGCACGGCGGGCGAGGCACGCCGTTCAGCCTCATAATGGATTCCTTCTCGATGGACACCCTTGGTTTGGGCACTTTACCGACAGCCTCTGTCTCCATGGCGACTGTGTCGCTTCCCCACTCAGACGACTCACTGCAGGAGCTGATGCGACACCACCAGCTGGGGCACCTCAGCAGGTCCCCGCCACGCTCGCCATGGGTGTACCCGGCGCCAGAGCAGGTGCGCTCCCTCACATACGAGGAGAGTGAGAAGATGCTCCCTGTAACCGCCACTCCAGCGACCACAACAACAACCAAAGGCACCGCAACCTCATCAAAGGCGGGGTTTGGCATGACGCCGTCCACGGCGCGACAAAAGGCAAAGACGTCTGAGACGCCAGTGAAGAGAGCAGCTGCATTGCCCTCGAGTCCGGCCGATTCCGCGGCAGCCGATAAggccgccgcgtccgcgTCAAACAGTTcgagcgacgacgacacggTTGACATCGACCTCGGCGAGCGCTGGTGGCTGCGAGCGCAGTTTTTGCCGCGGCAGCATGCAAGTGCACCGGCGCTGGACGAGACATTCTCggaccgcggcagcagctaTAGCCGCTCGCAAGCTAATACGGgaacggaggaggaaggcaaGCTGTTCCAGCTGCACTTCAAGGTCCTAGAGAAGATCGGGTTTGGGGGTGAGGGGTCTGTGTTCTGCGTCGAGCACCGCGTGACGCATGCGCGGTACGCCATCAAGGTGATTCACATCCACgagaaggacgaggagcGAGTGGTGCAGGAGGCCGTTCTGCACAGCTCCTTCGACAACGCCAACGTGGTGCGCTTCTACTTTTGCTGGATCGAAGATATCGCCGTATCGACCGCAAACCGCCTGGAGTTGTGCCACCGCGACGAGGACGGGCTCGATGCGACATCGCTGGCCTACAGCGACAACTCACTCATGGTGTCCACATCCGGCAACACAAACGGACACAGCACCGACCACGACACAGCCTCCAAGGCTGGCGACACCTACCACATGCTCTTCATCCAGATGGAGTACTTCCCCCGCGGTACGCTAGCGGATTGGCTGCGTCTCCGCAGCGGCTTCTTCCGGCTCGAGGTGCTACGCTACATGAAGCAAATCGGCGAGGGCTTGGCTTACTTGCACAACCAGGACGTGGTGCACCATGACTTGAAGCCAACGAACATCTTCGTCTCCAACGACAACGTTCTCAAGATCGGCGACTTTGGGCTCGCGAAACGACGCGGCAACGCTAACGGGAGCGCCGGTGACTTGGCGTCGAACGTCGCGGGTGGCCAGGAGGAGAGGTCGGTGGTCGGCGGAAGCCCGCTGTACTCGAGCCCAGAGCAGACGCGTGGCGAACCGGTAAACAAGCCGTCCGACATCTTCTCTCTTGGCATCATCGCAGTGGAGATGCTGTGCACCTTTACCACGCTGCACGAGCGCATTCGCATCTTGACCGATGCCCACCAACTCATCTTACCTGAAGAGCTCGAGGCCGAGTTCCCTGACGAAGCGCAGTTGATCAAGTCTATGCTGGCGGCAAACCCGCTACAGCGACCGCCAATACGAAAGCTCCTTCGGCAGATCAGCAAGCTCATTGTCGCGCTGGAGGCACAGGAGAGCGATGAGGAGGCcgagaagccgccgccaccgtcccctctcgacggcgccgagcacTCGGAGTCGCGCAACGGCAACGACGAGGCGGCCACCGTCGCACTCGTCGACGACAGCGCGTCGGCgctcgccgcagccacggcaACCGGCAAGTTCGGCAACACACCATTGAGCACAAGCGTCaccgctgcgtcgtcgtcgtgtgGGCGATCGGTCGCCGCGGATCTCGCAAGCGGCAGCCATGTAGACTCCTTTCCGTCGCCGCTAGGTGAGCAGAAGTCGCGTGTGGCTTTGCTGCCTGTTCTCCACAGCGAAGCCGCCACCGGTatcagcgctgcagcagcctcgCACATGCCAGCCACCACGTCAGCGCAtgacagcaacgccgcctcTACGGGGACACATGTAACTCGCCTAGGCGACTCGCTTGCCTCTCTCCACGCCTCAACGATGGTGAAGCGTGGTAACACATaccaccaccgtcgtcgcGGGTCGGCCAGCCCGAACATGGAGGCGGAAATCGGTCGCCTGCATATCTGTGAGATGGTCGCCACCGGATCTGCGTCCCGGAAAGAGTTCTTTGCAAACGACCCCTACGGACTGCCCAACACCCCGGTAATGTACACGGAGGACGCTGATCTGTCCACTATCCTGAAGCACGACCTGCAGGATCGTACTGTCTCTGCGCCAGACTGA
- a CDS encoding 8-oxoguanine DNA glycosylase, putative, producing MTTSSMAARHSWRVLTSSLKAKVSLQMTLCGGQCFHWYRTPRGTFVGAIGDGVFELREVQCSAKLKKQELQRTAPQPPVPARARRRHAASAPASTLEAAVGESDCCPCCWIEYRRLWPLAQPVRLSGKGRTSPLSSSLRHTGASSAPAVWESDEEMLSRYLSLDVDLDQLWQEWTDSPETRKHPLVEYLVGNRLHREFLRSGHGQRVCEHDEAQANLYIPIRHVRQDLHSCLFSFLCSQNNNVTRITGMIYALSRTYGDHLCDVQLATGEVQEPRKSAADTRSKVPQTQFQSDAAATRRDAIASPSLRSHSSSTNSAEWLSVYSFPSLEQLAAATEDTLRNLGFGYRSKYIVEAVNFIRTQLPPQALQDKKAVKGKMHSPPHLIQQHGACYRNGFYSAVLSHHNYHHQHQRDMLLLLPGVGRKVADCVALFALNRTHIVPVDTHMAQVAVEYLAAPSAAAAVGRKRSRPGCLLSEEEAQSPDNLLLEWRKQAEALKVKKGASPATVKAIEEGRSSAASLLRASRKTPVPPLYERHHNVIQDAFWKLFGNYAGWAHSILFYYRLRK from the coding sequence ATGACGACGTCGAGTATGGCTGCTCGCCACTCGTGGCGGGTGCTGACGTCGTCTCTCAAAGCCAAGGTGAGCCTTCAGATGACACTTTGCGGTGGCCAGTGCTTTCACTGGTACCGAACGCCGCGCGGCACATTTGTCGGTGCCAttggcgacggcgtctttgagctgcgcgaggtacAGTGCAGTGCAAAGCTGAAAAAACAAGAACTGCAAAGGACcgcgccacagccgccggtgccggcacgggcgaggcggcggcacgcggcGAGCGCTCCTGCTTCCACCTTGGAGGCTGCCGTGGGCGAGAGCGACTGCTGCCCATGCTGCTGGATAGAGTACCGGCGATTATGGCCGCTAGCTCAACCAGTTCGCCTAAGTGGCAAGGGTCGCACGAGCCCACTCTCATCATCATTGCGGCACACAGGTGCATCATCAGCACCCGCCGTATGGGAGAGCGACGAAGAGATGCTAAGTCgctatctctctctcgatgTCGATCTTGACCAGCTATGGCAGGAGTGGACCGACTCGCCAGAGACTCGCAAGCATCCCCTTGTGGAATACCTCGTCGGCAATCGCCTTCACCGAGAATTCCTGCGCAGCGGTCACGGCCAGCGTGTTTGCGAGCACGACGAAGCACAGGCAAATCTGTACATCCCCATCCGCCATGTCCGGCAGGATTTGCACTCGTGCCTTTTCTCCTTCCTGTGCTCGCAGAACAACAACGTCACGCGCATCACAGGCATGATCTACGCACTCTCCCGCACCTACGGCGACCACCTATGTGACGTCCAACTCGCCACTGGTGAGGTGCAAGAGCCGCGGAAGTCGGCTGCTGATACGCGGTCCAAGGTACCACAAACGCAATTCCAATcggacgccgctgccaccaggAGAGACGCCATTGCATCTCCGTCACTGAGGTCGCACAGTTCAAGCACCAACTCTGCGGAATGGCTTTCGGTGTACAGCTTCCCCTCACTCGAGCAGCTAGCAGCTGCCACGGAGGACACGCTGCGCAACCTCGGCTTCGGCTACCGTAGCAAGTACATTGTGGAGGCTGTCAACTTTATCCGGACACAGTTGCCTCCGCAAGCGCTCCAGGACAAAAAGGCGGTGAAAGGGAAGATGCACTCCCCTCCACACCTAATACAGCAACACGGGGCGTGCTATCGAAACGGCTTCTACTCTGCTGTGCTAAGCCACCACAactaccaccaccagcatCAACGGGATAtgctgcttctcctgccGGGCGTGGGGCGCAAAGTGGCAGACTGCGTGGCGCTCTTCGCGCTCAACCGCACCCACATTGTTCCCGTGGACACGCACATGGCACAAGTTGCGGTGGAGTACCTTGCCGCCCcaagcgccgcggcggcggtgggtcGTAAGCGTTCTCGTCCAGGGTGTCTGTTGTCCGAGGAGGAAGCCCAGTCACCGGATAATCTGCTGCTGGAGTGGAGGAAGCAGGCGGAGGCTCTTAAGGTGAAGAAAGGCGCGTCGCCAGCGACCGTGAAGGCGATAGAGGAAGGCAGAAGctctgcagcgtcgctgctgcgtgcctCACGAAAAACGCCTGTCCCGCCGTTGTACGAGCGGCATCATAACGTCATTCAGGACGCCTTCTGGAAGCTGTTTGGCAACTACGCTGGGTGGGCCCACAGCATTCTCTTCTACTACCGCCTGCGCAAATGA
- a CDS encoding dual specificity protein phosphatase, putative codes for MYEVLDALRSSSVGLLFLNHPEVSFSNRSCVICIPDFHQDETIDGYRLRAAYNAGTIGRSYFATRDVAALSSRCTPPHGSSDSLSDDAARGPVFRILKVISFVLRRRLLEEITAEQRVLVNIVHQNVLQISDVLNDEAKENMIVITNYHAKGNIGNYAGRLSHDSDKLRRILTEVAVGLRILHSHRVYHHNLKLDNVLENGEGHFCIADAGFWRLFAVQCPEDLVFNGELACLPPEVFDPEGPYATGEVNVVSDEGAAGVAAVDIWGFGVLMYRLAYGCDPVEIAECSYAQVHERLMGFDLSFPPRPHWSFAYDIEDAIRLCLQKVPSKRPSVLRLLQHPFFKHSLVVGTSSLMRKMSMTSSFAFGGQMVGSFGDRTMSAPGLRGASMSSMAVPNYRTQQRNGFQVDAFLGEGRFSETMMVHLRRNHSKQFAFKIIYKSILKRLQAPGREKWAREMRRQLVFSRKVDHPNVMRFIDIVEDKKVNCFVVQDYMSGGSIEAVPPVKGDSSSPTLQDFLVDVLAGLVHLHDNGVAHLSLLPTNIFFCEHTLHYCIADFGPLFVTADALADSIAEGAPLYALPAWVRRHSPLHGPSVDMFCVGLLAASVLPELFDTVWAELLDSEKNRTFAVDAVLTAVRKQRAQLTPALVSFIEDALEGRFQDARAALKHTYFRNLSFAQNLPKTIVEVTEEELQSAVHSKPETRDEARMLEVLAQDPFQESQMLSSAGDATLHGSESCTEASVIAGATGEKPTVLVFEGENLLCGQCSAELTVALYQCSDCDGYIRCGKCSVGNYHKDGHELVPFLIHTIEHSRDGANKAVLAQPSTVPDVHALETLEMTANFPVGSLTAHLVAQRAAERSIAVRSTGGGSITKGMFGDMESVVRLPDDISEQSISVNINCRSFISFRGLGGMPGGGLNLGSGANNSNTGFNTVGFPHGRADPVTPKDFGSLCLPPPTRLSLMKGKEARKLALPKAEEIEDDDWQQELERCRTSNHSELLLYNYGLDEVPPEVYDPPLLQVVVLDISQNNLRSLPHELSFLIHLRKLVVSYNKLTELPDSLGNLSELESLDASHNALVDLPQTFIYLSSLTSAALDYNNFSSIPDSLLDIVAPPLCSSASNVMENFAMSTTQVNGARMASLVGNTAVSLVGGSSVSNSKTVIMSPKLKVIYLAANDSLTTLPLRERLQRFDDLTIALDNEPSLYKDYYEKNLDTELPNITVNWNKLYPDEIVPYLYCGSLRSAQSQMVYRKLNITYLLTVGRQLVPVPPEGGHHKVIVVDDIPGANIRMSFQEAVNFIEESQSKKSGCLVHCFAGLSRSATTVIAYLMIKRGMRLDEAYLVTKKGRPAILPNKGFFDQLVELDKELYPKPNRPLDIESLGRSAN; via the coding sequence ATGTACGAGGTGCTCGACGccctccgcagcagctccgtcggTCTGCTCTTTCTGAATCACCCTGAAGTGTCCTTTTCAAACCGGTCGTGCGTAATCTGCATCCCTGATTTCCATCAAGACGAAACAATTGATGGCTACCGCTTGCGCGCCGCCTACAATGCCGGCACCATCGGGCGAAGCTACTTCGCTACCCGTGACGTCGCGGCGTTATCGAGCAGGTGTACGCCCCCGCACGGCTCGAGCGACTCCCTTTCCGACGATGCCGCCAGAGGCCCGGTATTCCGCATCCTCAAGGTGATCAGCTTTGTGCTccggcgccggctgctggaggagatcACCGCGGAGCAGCGGGTTCTCGTCAACATTGTGCACCAGAACGTGCTGCAAATCAGCGACGTTCTCAATGATGAGGCGAAGGAGAACATGATCGTAATCACCAACTACCATGCAAAGGGCAACATCGGCAACTACGCAGGCCGGCTCTCGCACGACTCCGACAAGCTGCGCCGGATCCtgacggaggtggcggtgggtCTTCGCATCCTGCATTCACACCGAGTCTATCACCACAATTTGAAGCTCGACAATGTGCTCGAGAACGGCGAGGGCCACTTCtgcatcgccgacgccggtTTCTGGCGTCTCTTCGCGGTGCAGTGTCCGGAGGATCTCGTATTCAACGGCGAGTTGGCCTGTCTCCCACCCGAGGTGTTCGACCCGGAGGGCCCGTACGCGACAGGCGAGGTCAATGTCGTCTCGGACGAAGGCGCGGCcggagtggcggcggtggataTCTGGGGCTTTGGCGTGCTCATGTACCGTCTCGCCTACGGCTGCGATCCGGTTGAGATCGCCGAGTGCTCCTACGCGCAGGTGCATGAGCGGCTCATGGGCTTCGACCTGAGCTTCCCACCCCGCCCGCACTGGAGCTTCGCGTACGACATCGAGGACGCGATCAGACTCTGCCTGCAAAAGGTGCCCTCGAAGCGGCCGagtgtgctgcggctgctgcaacACCCCTTCTTCAAGCACAGCTTGGTCGTAGGCACCTCGTCATTGATGCGCAAAATGTCCATGACGAGCAGCTTCGCTTTCGGTGGGCAAATGGTGGGTAGCTTCGGCGACCGGACAATGAGCGCGCCGGGGCTGAGGGGGGCCTCGATGAGTAGCATGGCAGTGCCAAACTaccgcacgcagcagcgaaacGGCTTCCAGGTGGACGCTTTTCTTGGTGAGGGCCGCTTCTCGGAAACGATGATGGTTCATCTGCGCCGCAATCATTCCAAGCAGTTTGCCTTCAAGATTATCTACAAGTCTATTCTGAAGCGGCTGCAAGCACCTGGGCGGGAGAAATGGGCGCGAGAAATGCGTCGCCAGCTTGTTTTCTCCCGCAAGGTGGACCACCCAAACGTTATGCGCTTCATCGACATTGTGGAGGACAAGAAAGTGAACTGCTTCGTGGTGCAGGACTACATGTCGGGTGGGTCCATTGAAGCCGTGCCTCCGGTGAAGGGCGACAGCTCGTCCCCAACGCTGCAGGATTTCTTGGTGGATGTGCTGGCTGGGTTGGTCCACTTGCACGACAACGGCGTagcgcatctctctctgcttccgACGAACATATTCTTTTGCGAGCATACCTTGCACTATTGCATTGCCGATTTTGGGCCGCTGTTTGTGACGGCAGACGCCTTGGCGGACTCCATCGCGGAAGGCGCGCCGCTCTACGCGCTACCCGCGTGGGTGCGGCGGCATAGTCCCTTGCATGGCCCCAGCGTGGACATGTTCTGCGTCGGACTCCTTGCCGCCTCGGTACTGCCGGAGCTCTTCGACACAGTATGGGCAGAACTGCTCGACAGTGAGAAGAACAGGACGTTTGCCGTCGACGCGGTACTCACAGCCGTGCGAAAACAACGGGCGCAGCTGACGCCAGCGCTGGTCTCCTTCATTGAGGATGCGCTGGAGGGTAGGTTCCAAGACGCGCGAGCGGCGCTGAAGCACACGTACTTCAGAAACCTGAGTTTCGCGCAAAACTTGCCAAAGACGATTGTCGAGGtcacggaggaggagttACAGAGCGCCGTGCACTCGAAACCCGAGACGCGCGACGAAGCCCGCATGCTAGAGGTCCTCGCACAGGACCCGTTCCAGGAGAGCCAGATGCTCAGCTCTGCTGGTGACGCCACGCTACACGGCAGCGAGTCATGCACCGAGGCGTCCGTTATCGCTGGTGCCACGGGCGAGAAGCCTACGGTTCTCGTTTTCGAGGGCGAGAACCTGCTCTGCGGCCAATGCAGCGCCGAGCTGACGGTGGCGCTCTATCAATGCTCCGACTGCGACGGCTACATCCGCTGCGGCAAGTGCTCTGTAGGCAACTACCACAAGGACGGCCACGAGTTAGTGCCGTTTCTGATTCACACGATCGAGCACAGCAGGGATGGTGCCAACAAGgccgtgctggcgcagcCGTCGACGGTGCCGGATGTGCACGCGCTCGAGACGCTTGAGATGACGGCGAACTTCCCTGTAGGCTCTCTTACGGCACACctcgtggcgcagcgcgcagcgGAGCGGTCGAttgcggtgcgcagcactggtggcggcagcattACAAAGGGCATGTTTGGCGACATGGAGAGCGTCGTCCGCCTTCCTGACGACATAAGCGAGCAGAGCATTTCGGTTAACATCAACTGTCGCAGCTTTATCAGCTTCCGTGGGCTAGGTGGGATGCCCGGTGGCGGACTAAAccttggcagcggcgccaacAACAGCAATACGGGTTTCAACACGGTAGGCTTCCCACACGGCCGCGCGGATCCTGTGACGCCAAAGGACTTTGGCTCGCTTTGCTTGCCTCCGCCGACGAGGCTCTCACTCATGAAGGGCAAAGAGGCGAGGAAGCTAGCGCTTCCCAAGGCCGAGGAAATCGAAGACGACGACtggcagcaggagctggagcgctgccgcaccagcaaTCActcggagctgctgctgtacaACTACGGGCTGGACGAGGTGCCGCCTGAGGTGTACGacccgccactgctgcaggtgGTCGTTTTGGATATTTCACAGAACAACCTCAGGTCTCTTCCACATGAGCTGAGCTTCTTGATCCACTTGCGCAAGCTTGTGGTGTCGTACAACAAACTTACCGAGCTCCCAGATAGCCTCGGCAACCTTAGCGAGCTCGAAAGCCTCGATGCGAGCCACAACGCCCTCGTAGATCTACCGCAGACCTTCATCTACCTCAGCTCCCTCACCTCGGCCGCGCTGGACTACAACAACTTCTCCAGCATTCCTGATAGCTTGCTTGATATAGTCGCTCCTCCGCTATGTTCCAGCGCATCGAACGTGATGGAGAACTTTGCCATGTCCACCACGCAGGTGAACGGCGCGCGAATGGCAAGCTTAGTGGGTAACACGGCCGTCTCCTTAGTTGGCGGCTCCAGCGTGAGTAACTCCAAGACAGTGATCATGTCGCCCAAGCTGAAGGTGATCTACCTCGCCGCCAACGACAGCCTCACAACCCTGCCTTTGCgagagcggctgcagcgcttcgACGACCTCACGATCGCGCTCGACAACGAGCCCTCGCTCTACAAGGACTACTACGAGAAGAACCTCGACACCGAGCTGCCCAACATTACGGTCAACTGGAACAAGCTCTACCCGGATGAAATCGTGCCGTATCTCTACTGCGGCAGTCTCCGCTCTGCGCAGTCGCAGATGGTGTACCGAAAGCTGAACATTACGTATCTGCTCACTGTAGGCCGGCAACTTGTGCCGGTGCCACCGGAGGGCGGCCATCACAAGGTCATCGTCGTGGACGACATCCCTGGCGCTAACATTCGCATGTCTTTTCAGGAGGCCGTCAACTTCATCGAGGAAAGCCAGTCGAAAAAGAGCGGGTGCCTGGTGCACTGCTTTGCAGGCCTGTCGCGCTCCGCCACAACGGTGATTGCGTACCTGATGATTAAAAGAGGCATGCGGCTGGATGAGGCCTATCTGGTGACCAAGAAGGGCAGACCTGCGATTCTCCCAAACAAGGGCTTCTTTGATCAGCTGGTGGAGCTGGACAAAGAACTGTACCCCAAGCCAAACCGGCCCCTCGACATCGAGTCCCTCGGGCGTTCAGCAAACTGA